The Punica granatum isolate Tunisia-2019 chromosome 4, ASM765513v2, whole genome shotgun sequence sequence CAGAAGACCCAAAGAATTTCAGGAAAACTATTAGCGTAAGCCTACCATCTCTTAAAGCATTTCAATGTAATTTTTCTCTAATCCTTTCCACGCTTAATCATATCAATCCATGTTATTTCTTCCAGCGAATTATGGCTGTCCAGTACAGAATCCCTGATTATGTCCACATATCTCAAGATTGTAGACAATTGCTGGCCCGTATATTCGTCGCAAGCCCAGCAAGGGTATGTAAAACTAATAACAAGtggctattttttattttttattattattattattttatgtgaGAATGAATGTAGAGGAAAGTAGATAAATCCATACATCTCCCTTCTGCAGAGGATCACAATCAAGGAAATCAAGAGCCACCCCTGGTTCCTGAAGAACTTACCGCGGGAGCTGACAGAAGCTGCTCAAGCAGTGTATTACAGAAAAGAGAACATGGGGGTCTGCCTTCAGCGCGACGAGGAGATCATGAAGATTGTTGAGGAGGCGAAAATGCCACCTCCGGCTTCACGGTCTGTTAGTGGCTTTGGTTGGGGAGGCGAAGAGGACGGGGACTTTAAGGAAGAGGACgttgaggaggaggaagaagatgagtaTGAGAAGAGTGTCAAAGAGGCTCAAGCCAGTGGAGAGTTCCAAGTGAGCTGAGAGGCTATACAAAGAAAAGATTGCTTTCATATTAGGAAGTTTTGCACCGTTGAGTACATTTCGGGGCTTCAAGGTTATGCTAAAGTATCAGTGGCTGAAGTTAGTCTGTAAATCTTGGTTTGTTTTATGGTTGGACTGGACGTGAATTGTTGAGTCTCATGGGATGGAAAATATAAAGATTAAGGGTGTGCTGTTTACGGTTTTCGGGTGTATGGTTTTATTGGTAATTAAGGTGTATGGACAGGAAGAACGATAGAAACCGAACCCTAAGAGAGGTACATTATGTTTCTCTTGAAGTGGTTTATGCTTGGCTAGTTTGTATCTATGGTGGTCTTTAATAAATTTGCATCAACGTATTATTGTCTTTGGTTAACAGAAGTATGGCAATTGTATTGTTTTCGGTTAACAGAAGTAGGGAAATTGTAAAAGCTTTCATCGACAATTGGATGGTCCACGGGATCCTTTTATACAACCCGGTGATCATTGCACGATTTGCCCCATCAAATTCTTGTTATGTCACTAGAACAGGAAGCAATCAGTCGACTGAGCAAAACACGAGAGAGCCAACCACCTACATATTTTATCATTTGGAGCAGATTTCACTTAAATACGCATGTTAATCTAAGAAGAATTTATACTAGGAATTACAGTTCATTTTGGCTCTCCTAAGAATCTTTACTATGAATTAGATGTTTTGCCTTTATCAAGCGTGGCACGGAGCTTTCTAGCCTCTTCCACTATACATTCCCGGTCAAAAAGGGCTGAGACGACAGCAACACCCTTAAGATTCGGAGCCCCAATCTCCATCACAGCCCCTGCATTTGAAGGCCCAATGCCACCAATGGCAACAACTGGTAGCTTGGAGGCCAAGCAAACAGCTTTCAGCCCATCCAACCCGATAGTTTTGTTATTAGCCTTGGTATTGGTTGGATATACTCCACCGCAGCCAATATAGTCAGCCCCATCGGTCCATGCTCTGTGAGCCTGCTCAGGGGTCTTGCATGACACGCCAATGATCTTATCAGGCCCTAGAAGTGCTCGGGCCACCCTGACGGGCATATCAGACTGCCCTACATGAACCCCATCCGCATCACAGGCAAGGGCAACATCAACACGGTCATTTATCAGTAGTGAGACTCCATGGGAGCGGCACACTTCCAAACATGATTTGGCTGCTTCAATAAAGTAACCCGTTTCAGCCTCCTTTTCCctgcaagagagagagattaaaaATCTATTAGTATAAAATGATTTGGGACTTTTGAGTTTCAGATTCTCAGAACAAGGATTGTATCCAACTGAAAGATGCCTTAGTTACAAGAATGCACAGTCTAAATCAATTCTTTGACTTGGAACTCCATTGAGAATAAATGAGTTTCCCGGAGCCCATGAAGCACGATGACTACAAGCTTGAATCCCATAAGGATTCCACGTGGTTGGTCAGGCCATGTCAGGTGAGGGCCCAAGAAGTCAAATCTtatatgcactaataactTAAACCAACATGATGGGCGAAGTTAATGTTCCTGGATAGTCTTCTAGAGTACCATCAGCACTTTTGCTGCGCCTAGCCAGGAAACCCGAGGAAACAGGTGCTAGAAAAACCACTATTTGAACCTAAGCACCAATGATGTCTCGGGCCAACCAGCTGTTAGAAAGCATATCAGTAAGCTGCATATATACCTTGCAGCTACTTCCTTGTATCTTTCGaaagaaaaatacaatatAGTACATCAGCATTTCAGAGCaaggaaagagaaagagacTGATGCAACTCACCTTAGCTGAACAATAGTAGCACCTCCTTCTATCGCAGCTTTGACAGCATCTGTAATGGACCGGTCCCAATTTTTATTCATCACTGAATCTGTGACAGCATACAAGAATAGGCGGCTAGGTTCGAATATCCAATGCTTTCGGGAACCTTGCATCTCTCTCTTTAACATTAGAAAGTGATCAAAAGGGCCTTGAGGCCCATCCCCAACAACGATTTCTTTGCTGTAATCCAATGCAGTCTCAACAAAGCGCTTAGCAACCTGCAGAAAAGGACAATGAAGAACTCAGACGGTGATAAATCCAGGGAATATTTACTTCATGAAACTGAATGGATGATCCTTTGTTCCGAAAGGAAGTGCATGACTCCTTGAATTTTGTAAAGGGCCAGTTATCAGACTACCTATGGGTCACAGCTAGACCATTCTAACCCTGCAAGTGCATCTGTACAAAGACTAATAACTCATAACTTTAGTACCTTAACAGCAGAAAGCGTTGGAGAACCTTTTGCCAGTTCTGCTGCTATACATGAGGCCAAAGTGCATCCAGTACCATGAGTATTGTGAGTTCTTACTCGTGCTGATCGCAGCTCATAAAATTCTTCTCCTGTCCGTCCATACAAGCAAATCATTTGGTCCATAAATTATCTTGTGATATTTCTAGCAAAGGTCCATCAATACAAATGTCGAGATCTCTCATCATACCATCAAAGAATACATCAACTGCATCAAAAGAACCAGGGAGGTCTCCACCTTTGACAAGTACATTTCTGCAGGACATGGATAAATTGTTAGGGAACAACTGCCTTCAAACACAACACGCACTTCCAAGTCACAATGAACAAAGGTTTCTAACACCTATCGCAACACAGTCAACTTCCATGAGAATCGAAATTAGTCAAagttaattcaaaaaaattggAAGGAAAACTCATATTCACATTGTAAAGGCAACTATTTAGTTTTTTATGAGCACATACACTATATCTCAATAAAGTGACCCTGTGCTGTCCAGAAGAAACCACAACCCACTGAGAAAGTTTCACAAGACAAACCTTGGGCCCATATCGTGCAATAATTTTGCAGCTTCGTGCATGTCAGCAACAGTTTCTATCTGCTTCCCACCAAGTAGAGTAGATGCCTCTCTCAAATTTGGGGTCACAATGTCAGCTCTTGGAAGAAGCTCTTCTCTGCAATGCATGATTGGAGATTATGAAACAGCGCTTAACAGTGGTCGTCATAAAACAAAACAGATTCAACTAACGCTGAGAAGttttaaaatatgattttcttgACAAAATTATCTTCAAACTTGCAGACTCATTTTTTAACGACCTTGTCTTGGAACAGTAACTTCTATCAGAGGATTACTGTTCATGGATCAAATATAACATACCGAAACACCTCGAGAATGGAAGGACCAGCAAGAACATCTCCACTTGTGGATACCATGACAGGATCAACAACCAATGCTGCCTTCAATAAGTTAACTAAGTCAACAACAGAGCAGTCACTTTAACCAAGAAACCAAGCTTGTTCTTATAGTAATACAGTTGCATACCTAAATGGGGAAACTCATTCAGGCTGTGAAGAAGGACCTTGACTATGCCAACCGAGGGTAGCATGCCGGTTTTCACCTAAAAGAACAATTCAACCTCCCATCACAAGAAGTTGTATCAACATAATATCCGAATTTCGATCTCAACAACAGCCCAATAATCAGAACACGCCAAAGGAGACAACTTCCGTTCTACTCCGAAGGTAACAGGAGGCGTCAATACCATCGGAAAGAAGCAATCCTCTTCCACATTACAGAACTCTTCAGCCATTGAAAGCAAACACATTTTAACTTACCACATCAACATGCATATCAGAGAGCACAGACTTTAGCTGCTCCGCCACAAATTCCTCCGACACCATGTTTACGCCCTAAGGTTGGCACAAAACTCTCGCGTCATAAGAGACATTCCGATGCATTACACTCCATCAACTTTCATATCAtccaaagcaataaaattcAAACCAAACCAGCATCGTACGGTACCTGAACTCCAGCAGTGTTCTGCGCAGTGAGGGCGGTAATCACAGTGGAGCAGTACACTCCGCGGGCGCCGCAGGCCTTGAGATCAGCTTGGATTCCAGCTCCACCGCCAGAATCAGAGCCGGCGACCGTCAAAACGTGAGCCACTCTGATCTTAGAGCCCTCAGCTGCCACAGTAGCAGCACCTTCCCGCGTCGCCATGGAACTCACTGCTCTGACGACCTTCGGACACGAAAACTGCAGAAACCTACGTCTATGCCGCCGGAATCTCTCCGGAGCCAGGGAAGTACGGAATATCTCCGATGGCGCGGGCGGGAAGCTCGCCTTCCGAGCAAGGACGTGGCTGGGGAGAACTGTGCAGAAGGAAGAAGCCATGAAAATGGAAGAGGAAatggatattttttttcctttccctccGCTAAGGGAAGGGAAAGGGAGACCGTTACTTAATGGGCCGAGCCCAGCCCAATATGAAAGATAAGACTGCTAAACTTCACTGTTGGGCCGGGCTTTTTCTGGCTAAATTGGGCTTCTTCTAGCCCAATTTCATTGGAATCGACGCTCATGGGCGGAGGAGGGGATAGGGGAATATAGGAATGGAAGGGTCACTAAAAAACGCAATCCGTAAAAATCGAACGTAAAACCTCATGTTATTAGGTCAAGAATGAGCGATAATGTACCAAACCCCCCTTTCTCCATTGTTCTCATGCTTTATATTTTTACAATGtgaatataaattaatcgaTACGAATGTGTACTGAGAAGTttgcaagaaaagaaaagcagtTGGTACATACTGCAATAGATTGATGGTGCGCCATAGCAAGAATAATTGGTGGCACATAAAGTCGTGGCACGTAAAATCAACTGTTTTCAAATCATGCCGGCCGAGCGGTCACTATTTTTGTTACTTTCGATtggaaaaggggaaacatagATATTCGATGGGTTGATGCATGATATGATTTATTTGGAATCAGGTAGACATCCACTTTAATGGCGGTGAGTGTAGGGTAAAAGGCCACCTTTCGCGTCAAAATGAGGCATTTTCGCTAATTAATTGGCAATCAATTCACCGATTATAATTGCCCATCTAAGTTGTCATTTATTAAGACATATTTCACCAAGAAAATGTAAGAATTAAAACCATCTATCTACAAAGAGATGAATCCCAAGTCGTGGGACATTTTTTTGACGTCAAATTTCTAAATAATGACGAAGCAGATACACCCTTcgaagagaaaataatattcagCAGATGTTACTCGTCATCAACTGTGAATCAATACCCAAATCATATGATAGCAAGTAAGATTTTAACCATATTTACGTTAGGTGTTAGAAATACTTAAAAGCTATGTctcaatataaaaataattcaagaTAAGTGACAATGCCAATCGAGAATCAAGCAGGTTCTACTGGCCAGCTTCATTATCCATCGAAAGATTCCTTCCCCAGACTTCACTTGCATGAGTTTCAAATCAAGGTGTAATGTTTTACACTTGattcttttaatatatatgtgaaatgtatgtttgtatgttgcGCAGTACACGTATGTACATCTTTTTGTATgtatttatagattttttgaatgaaatgAGATTCTTTTggatagaaattaaaatttcccCCCGTGGAAAATGCTTTGTTTATGACATAATCATGAAGTGCGAAgagaatatatgtatatatatatatatatacatatattagaCTATTAGTTTGGAATGATCACAGACTcgcatatatatgtaatattctTTTGGATAAGTCCCATGCAAagcacaatatatataatcaacaATGACAGCACGTAGAGGAAAGCTTAGGATCGATCACGACCTGCAAACCCTAGCTAACCTCAGTCTGTATTAGTCTTattgcaaaaaagaaaagaaaaaagaaaaaaaaagtgttcaTTAATTATCAACTCGTTTGGAAATTTAAACTTATGGATCGAATCATATTAATGCATCTATTGTTAGACGAATACGTACACGATATATTCTTCAATTGTCATCGTTTGGCACTTTGAATTAATGGGACTACGAAGTTGCAGATAATGTTGTATCGTGTTAAACTTATGTGGTCTAGCTCGTCACCACAAATCAAAACCTCTCTCTATAAAAAACCTAAGTTTAGGCAACTTAAAATTATAGAAAGTTCATGGGTCGACCGAACTCCAACATTAGCAACCATTGATTGCACTGTGGACCACATTAATCTCGTACTGTACGTTTCCCGTGTGTATATGTCTTGTTcgtatattaattattagaggTAGTCCAACTCGGATAGATCGATCATCTCTAATTATTGTCTACCAAAGTGTATGCCGAGATCCTTCCATGTCACGGTTGTGTCCGCTCAATCGATCCCACTGGTCATGTACAATAAAATTTACACGGTTGTttagataataaataaattataaccTTAAAACTgatagataaataaacaatattAACATTGAAATATTAGTTAAATATACGACGGTATGAATAATTTGAAAGTCTATGACGCTATAAGAAAAGTGAATAAATCCGATAATACCTTATGTAGACCCACAATCATGTGCACATTCTTCTGTTTGAGCAAGAACGTACATGTGCGTGAGGGACCATTACATGCATCATGGTCGTACCTATACATGCTACTAATGGGcacaataataaatatattagtcAAATTCTCTCCTACGATTGGTGTAGAAATTAAGCTAGACCCATATACGTCCTAAGTTAtcggcatatatatatatatatatatatatatataaaatcggTAGACAGATATGAGTTCATATAAACACACGCATGCACAATATAATCTCTTCTTTGTCTATAAAATTTTACGACTTACAGAAAGAAAGACTCGTTGACGAAAAAATCTTACAAATGAGACTAAGCTACGTCGCGAAAAAGACATCAGCTTGGGTAGGACGGATTCAGATCTCCATCGTATAGTTCACTTATTGCACTGCTAGGAAAACTTCCAAGATATGGTGGGGGCCAAATTGCATAATTGAAGTGTGCGAATTTCTCttttcacacacacacacacacacacacacacatatatatatatatatgtttaacaCGTATAGCTTTAACTGTAGTTTTAAGATGCTCAACTCTGAACTAATTAACAAGTAATAAGCTGCCAAAGCAATAGAGAGTGGCTCATAATGATTTATATATGCGACAAAGATACACATATGAAGCCAAAAAGAAGAATATCAACTTTTCCTCTCAAGATTTCCTGATCATATAATATTCGATTTTTTGGTCCTATTAGAGTCAAAATTTGAAGAACTATTCCTGTAAATTTTCCAGTTTAAACATATGCAAGACTCAATATCCGCAAGCAGTTTGACacaatttcttttataattattaaaaatcttTACAAatgtataattattttttatgatagtttagtatatatgaattattttatatttattaaaaaacacataattattttgtatagctaaaatattttttattatttaatattaaattatatgattaataattaagaaaagaaacagcgagaggagagaaagaagagagaatgGATTTTGGATAGTTAAAAATAACATGAATGAACTAAATTATTCTAATGATTTCTAATTTTCGATCTCATTTTATTATAGGGCGAGTGGAAAACAAATGTTATTCCAACaaatttctcttttaatttatgatatagataaatataaatataaataacttACCTCTCTCGAATATTCGACTATAAGGGTTAATTCAGACAATATATGACCACcataaaatgaatgaataaataagTAACACCACACATCGTCCATTcctaattaattgaaaaaaggggaaaaaaaaaagttgcctCTTTTTCTGATAAGCCCTGGCTCCAATAGCATATACTGACCACATAACCCGACAACCATGTGtctacaaatgtttcattgcTGGAGATGGTTCTCAGTGACCACCGCATATCAGTCTGCTTAAGAGATTAAACTGACATGTATGAAATTTTGAGATAATTATACAGTCGTCTATTTTAAAATGCCGTCGATCTTGTAAGATGATGATATCGCATAATAAGTTACTAATACATGATACTATGAACGCGGAGGCAACCGGCCCTCGACAAATAACTAACTTCTCAATGTCCTAAACATATTCCAAATTTTGTTTCTGTCAAAAATAATGCTCTTGGCTGTCGGTAAGATTGCAATATTTTGGGTGTCAGACAGTGCCAAATGAATTGCAGAGAGCACCCAAAATTCCATTTGGTATCCTATCTTTCCCTCCCCCACAGGGCAGCAAGAGCACATCAATCAACATAATGGGGGCAACACCTTGTGCTTCCATGATGCAGCTTCCTACATCCTCTCGAAAAAACGCACTCTTACGTGGACGATATGATACGGAAAGATGTTTTCAATCAGATtaatcacacacacacacacacatatatatatataacttttaaATTCTCCAAAATGATGTACACGTCCATGTGGGTCTCACGAAAGAACACAcggtatcttttttttttgttttgtttttgctAATCCGGGGTATCTAGGATTCGCCCGACTAATCTCCGAGGCTCCGTGAATCCCCGGCTACGCACGGAGCGGGTAATCACGTCAAAGGTGCTCCGGTGGCTCCAAAGAGTTTCGAATCCGGGATTGGGTGGATACTGGAACTCCTCCTTAACCACTAGGCTAAACCCCTTGGAGTTAACACACACGGTATCTTACTGACTTATGATTACAGTGATTTGTACGAACCACATCGCTCTTTGTTATTACTCGGGGGATCGATAAATATTTCCGGATTTAAGGACCACACTTTCCTTCCTTGCACTCCCTCTTGTATTGTCCACACCAACAATGTTATCAATCATGTCACTACTCTTCATGGTCCCATTATGCTCTCCTCCTCATCCTACAACCTCTGTCCTCACACCTTTCCCATGCTCATCTTCCTCCTTAATTCCCTCAAAGCAAAAGCCTTAATCACTGCAAATTGCTGATAAACCATATCAAGAGACAGACAGTGTCTCTGGTCTTTCTGTGAATGGAACTGAGGTTCAGTCCTCTCACATACAACATCAACAACCTTGTCCATCACTTGGCCTCGGGTGATAAGACCATGAAGGGGGAAGGCAAGAGGAGCCACCAGCATGGCGGCACGAAAGCTATGTTGGAAATACGCCACAAGGGAGGGGATCAGGAGGAAGCTGACCAGTCTTATGATCCTTTCCAGATGAAGAACATCTCGAAGCTCATCCTCCCGCCGCTCGGCGTCTCGAGCTCTAACCAGAACCCGGTTCAGTCTAAGGGATGGATCATCTCCCCCATGGACTCGAGATACCGGTATGTGTCCTAATTAACTGTATTAACTGCCAGCTTCCTTctctaataaatatattctgtCCTGTTATAGATAAGGTTTTCTATAATAGATCTCTTACGAAAATTTAAGCTGATTAGTGGAGAAAGTATATAAATGATACGCAAGAATAGGAAGAGTTACGTAACACATCGAACTTGTAACAATGGTAATGGGAGACATCCAGTACTAGAGTTATTATTGTACAGGGCATATGGCGATGGACAAAGGTGGACCGGCTCCTGGCATACCCAAAGCTTAATTTTTAAGGCCAGATAGATAGGGTTACGCGCTTGACCCGCTACCGACTGATTCTCCTCATGGAATATCGAAATGAAGGTGTTGGGAGGCGTTCATGGTGATGCTGGTGGCGTACTCAGCATGGATGTTCCCTTTCGAGGTAGCGTTCCTGAACAAGAACCCGATCAGGGAGCTGTACGTGGCAGACAACATAGTGGATCTCTTCTTCGCGATCGACATCGTCCTCACCTTCTTCCTCGCCTACATTGACCGACGCACCCAGCTCCTCGTCCGCGACCGCAGAAGCATCGCCATCAGGTCTCCCCctattctattttattgtttctctTGCCCTTGACACCAGCTGAAGCCTATACTTACATACTTATTAATCAACCGGTCACATTACAGGTACCTATCGACATGGTTCTTGATGGACGTGGCGTCTACCATACCGTTCGAGATGGTGGGTTACATGATCACCGGAAAGCACCGGGTGTGCCTGTCTTACTCGCTCCTCGGAATCCTCCGGTTCTGGAGGCTCCGGCGGGTTAAGCAACTCTTCACCAGGTTATCATTTaatttgggattttttttatttttatttttggataattacaATTCATAATATGATTCCATTCATTGAACCATATCATATAAACATGTACAAATGCATATCCATGTATGCACATATTCTTATTCTCTTCTCACGCAGGCTTGAGAAGGACATAAGGTTCAGCTATTTCTGGGTCAGATGTGCCAGACTCCTGGCTGTAAGTGtggaatatttatttatttatttatttattgtactTCCAAGTAAATATTGAACGAAACTGTAAGGTAATGTTCGATCTACCGATCACACGACATGTTGTCGGTCGACCACATAGTAGTTTCTGAATGATCAGGGGAAAATGTGTAGGTGACGCTGATGCTAGTGCACTCCGCGGGTTGCCTGTATTATCTGCTGGCGGACCGTTACCCTCATGGGGGGAAGACATGGATCGGGGTGATGAACCCCAACTTCCGGGAGACCAGCCTCTGGATCCGCTACATATCCGCCATGTACTGGTCCATCACCACCATGACAACCGTTGGCTATGGcgacctccatgccgtcaacacCGTCGAGATGATCTTCATCATCTTATACATGCTCTTCAACCTCGGCCTCACCGCTTATATCATCGGCAACATGACCAACCTTGTCGTCGAGGGCACCCGCCGCACCATGGAGTTCGTAAGTTTTCCATATTCTATCTCATTTCAGCTCAGCTCTCCAAGTTGATCACTAGGTCATCAGTTCTTGAGTTTCCGCCACTTATGATGCCGAAGAAAATAGTAAGCTTGTTGGTTATGGTGCAGAGGAATAGCATCGAGGCAGCCTCGAGCTTTGTGTGTCGAAATAGGCTGCCCCCGAGGCTGAAGGAGCAGATACTCGCATACATGTGCTTAAGGTTCAAGGCCGAGAGCTTGAATCAGTACCAACTGATCGACCAGTTGCCGAAATCAATTTGCAAGAGCATCTGCCAGCATCTGTTCTTGCCTACCGTCGAGAAGGTTTATCTGTTCAAGGGAATCTCGAGAGAAATTCTCTTGCTCCTGGTACGATTCGATGCCGTCTCTCTCTGTAGCTCCTGTATGAATCAAGTGAGTCAGAGTACATTCGAAgattttgaggaaaaaaatcaGTTTTCTTGGCCTCAAAGAAAGCTTGTGTCTGTTTGTGAAAGATAGTTTCTGTTTTTTCCGGTATTGATGTTTCTGCATCTCTTGTTTCGGCCCCGGAAACAAGAACAAACAGACCATAGTGCTCTATTTGAGTTTCAGAACATTCAGCAAATTTACGACCGAATATGTTAGAATTTAGAGTGAGATCACCAGAATGAGTTTCAAGTTGGGAGTTTTTGTTTATATAGGTGGCGAAGATGAAGGCCGAGTACCTACCGCCGAGAGAGGATGTGATAATGCAGAATGAAGCACCTGATGATGTCTACATCATCGTTTCCGGGGAAGTTGAAATTATAGACTGTGAAATGGAGAATGAACAACTGGTCGGGACCTTAAGATCAGGGGACATGTTCGGAGAGGTCGGGGCACTCTGTTGCAGGCCTCAACATTTCACTTTCCGTACAAAGACTCTTTCGCAGCTGCTCCGGCTGAAAACGACTGCTCTTATCGAGGCGATGCAAAGCAACCAAGAAAACAACATAACCTTACTCAAGAACTTCCTTCAGGTAACCCTCTGGGAGATAATTCATCTTTTCGGCGAGATTTCTCGATCTTGTTTGATGACTCTGACAATGGCACCAATCCTTTCCGTTAATATTGGATAGACTTCTTGCACATTGATCCAAAATTGTAAGTTCATTGGTGAAGGCTTGATGAAAACATTTATGTTTCTCCACTTAATGAATCATGAGTGGTTTCGATGCAGCATCACAAGAAGCTTAAGGATCTGAGAATCGGAGACTTACTAGTTGACGGTGGAGAAGAACAGGACGACCCGAACATGGATTTCAACTTGCTGACTGTTGCTAGTACAGGAAATGCTGCATTTCTTGATGAGCTTCTCAGGGCGAGGTTGGACCCCGACATTGGAGATTCCCAAGGAAGGACACCCTTAGTATGTTGTCGAATTTTACTTCTGAATCGAACTCTTTCCAATGTAAAACTGATGACAAAAGTAAGTGACTTTTTGTTTAATATGTTTGTGTTTACGCTTATCAGCACATAGCAGCATCACATGGTCACGAAGAGTGCATTTGGGTCCTCTTACGGCATGGATGCAATGTACATTTACGGGGTAAACATTGCTACTCAGCATTTTTTTCGACAATTTTTTGTTACATGATTGATCTATTTTTGACGACTTTCATCTATTCCAGTCCTGATCGTTCCTGACTGCAAATCAAGCCAATCGGTTTTTGTAGGATCCCAAGCCTGATTGGCCCTTTCTATCGGCGTTAGCGTACTATAATGATTCATTTTGTTTGCAGACGTGAACGGTGACACTGCTTTATGGCACGCTATATCATCAAACCAGCTCTCAATATTTCGGATTCTCTACCACTGTGCTGCTACTTCTGATCCATATATTGCCGGTGACCTATTATGCACCACCGCAAGAAGAAATGATATCCCCGTGATGAAGGAACTCCTAAAGCACGGACTGAATGTTGACTCTAAGGATCGTCAGGGATCGACAGCAGTGCAGATTGCCATGGCACAGAACAACATTGAAATGGTTAATTTGCTCGTGATGAATGGCGCGAATGTAGTCGATGCAAACTCGTATGACTTTTCCCCAGACACTTTGAACGAGATGATAGGACGGAGAGAAGTAGGGCATCGGATCGTTGTCCCAGATGCTACTGAAACACGGGAGATGCCGGTCGAGGGGCAGCGAGAGGAACGAGAGCCTATGGCGGAAATACTCAATAGAACTGGTTACCCGAGGGTGAGCATATACAGAGGCCATCCCATGGCAAGAAAAGGAAGCGGTCGCATTG is a genomic window containing:
- the LOC116204667 gene encoding potassium channel AKT2/3 isoform X2 — its product is MVMLVAYSAWMFPFEVAFLNKNPIRELYVADNIVDLFFAIDIVLTFFLAYIDRRTQLLVRDRRSIAIRYLSTWFLMDVASTIPFEMVGYMITGKHRVCLSYSLLGILRFWRLRRVKQLFTRLEKDIRFSYFWVRCARLLAVTLMLVHSAGCLYYLLADRYPHGGKTWIGVMNPNFRETSLWIRYISAMYWSITTMTTVGYGDLHAVNTVEMIFIILYMLFNLGLTAYIIGNMTNLVVEGTRRTMEFRNSIEAASSFVCRNRLPPRLKEQILAYMCLRFKAESLNQYQLIDQLPKSICKSICQHLFLPTVEKVYLFKGISREILLLLVAKMKAEYLPPREDVIMQNEAPDDVYIIVSGEVEIIDCEMENEQLVGTLRSGDMFGEVGALCCRPQHFTFRTKTLSQLLRLKTTALIEAMQSNQENNITLLKNFLQHHKKLKDLRIGDLLVDGGEEQDDPNMDFNLLTVASTGNAAFLDELLRARLDPDIGDSQGRTPLHIAASHGHEECIWVLLRHGCNVHLRDVNGDTALWHAISSNQLSIFRILYHCAATSDPYIAGDLLCTTARRNDIPVMKELLKHGLNVDSKDRQGSTAVQIAMAQNNIEMVNLLVMNGANVVDANSYDFSPDTLNEMIGRREVGHRIVVPDATETREMPVEGQREEREPMAEILNRTGYPRVSIYRGHPMARKGSGRIEAGRLIRLPSSIEELKSIAGEKFGTDVSDATITNEEGAEIDCIEVIRDNDKLFIVENHDL
- the LOC116205778 gene encoding thiamine biosynthetic bifunctional enzyme TH1, chloroplastic, coding for MASSFCTVLPSHVLARKASFPPAPSEIFRTSLAPERFRRHRRRFLQFSCPKVVRAVSSMATREGAATVAAEGSKIRVAHVLTVAGSDSGGGAGIQADLKACGARGVYCSTVITALTAQNTAGVQGVNMVSEEFVAEQLKSVLSDMHVDVVKTGMLPSVGIVKVLLHSLNEFPHLALVVDPVMVSTSGDVLAGPSILEVFREELLPRADIVTPNLREASTLLGGKQIETVADMHEAAKLLHDMGPRNVLVKGGDLPGSFDAVDVFFDGEEFYELRSARVRTHNTHGTGCTLASCIAAELAKGSPTLSAVKVAKRFVETALDYSKEIVVGDGPQGPFDHFLMLKREMQGSRKHWIFEPSRLFLYAVTDSVMNKNWDRSITDAVKAAIEGGATIVQLREKEAETGYFIEAAKSCLEVCRSHGVSLLINDRVDVALACDADGVHVGQSDMPVRVARALLGPDKIIGVSCKTPEQAHRAWTDGADYIGCGGVYPTNTKANNKTIGLDGLKAVCLASKLPVVAIGGIGPSNAGAVMEIGAPNLKGVAVVSALFDRECIVEEARKLRATLDKGKTSNS
- the LOC116204667 gene encoding potassium channel AKT2/3 isoform X1, encoding MELRFSPLTYNINNLVHHLASGDKTMKGEGKRSHQHGGTKAMLEIRHKGGDQEEADQSYDPFQMKNISKLILPPLGVSSSNQNPVQSKGWIISPMDSRYRCWEAFMVMLVAYSAWMFPFEVAFLNKNPIRELYVADNIVDLFFAIDIVLTFFLAYIDRRTQLLVRDRRSIAIRYLSTWFLMDVASTIPFEMVGYMITGKHRVCLSYSLLGILRFWRLRRVKQLFTRLEKDIRFSYFWVRCARLLAVTLMLVHSAGCLYYLLADRYPHGGKTWIGVMNPNFRETSLWIRYISAMYWSITTMTTVGYGDLHAVNTVEMIFIILYMLFNLGLTAYIIGNMTNLVVEGTRRTMEFRNSIEAASSFVCRNRLPPRLKEQILAYMCLRFKAESLNQYQLIDQLPKSICKSICQHLFLPTVEKVYLFKGISREILLLLVAKMKAEYLPPREDVIMQNEAPDDVYIIVSGEVEIIDCEMENEQLVGTLRSGDMFGEVGALCCRPQHFTFRTKTLSQLLRLKTTALIEAMQSNQENNITLLKNFLQHHKKLKDLRIGDLLVDGGEEQDDPNMDFNLLTVASTGNAAFLDELLRARLDPDIGDSQGRTPLHIAASHGHEECIWVLLRHGCNVHLRDVNGDTALWHAISSNQLSIFRILYHCAATSDPYIAGDLLCTTARRNDIPVMKELLKHGLNVDSKDRQGSTAVQIAMAQNNIEMVNLLVMNGANVVDANSYDFSPDTLNEMIGRREVGHRIVVPDATETREMPVEGQREEREPMAEILNRTGYPRVSIYRGHPMARKGSGRIEAGRLIRLPSSIEELKSIAGEKFGTDVSDATITNEEGAEIDCIEVIRDNDKLFIVENHDL